In one Thermanaerovibrio velox DSM 12556 genomic region, the following are encoded:
- a CDS encoding HD-GYP domain-containing protein has protein sequence MDYITKPFSVKELLVRVDTHLSILRLRRELEEHNRKLEERVRREVRRSEEAQLAMIRALAKLAELRDDETGMHLERVRGLCRVLVSKMAKEEPFRGMLDEQFVRYFPEASVLHDVGKVGLPDRVLLKPGRLSPDEFEMIKQHVEIGSATLEDVARSFPGNPFLELGIQITRYHHERWDGRGYLKGLKGEEIPLPGRLMAVVDVYDALRSKRPYKPPLSHRDSMRIMTEESGGHFDPQILGAFARISAEIDQVYQKFSGKTDRGGA, from the coding sequence GTGGACTACATCACAAAACCCTTCAGCGTAAAGGAGCTCCTGGTGCGGGTGGACACCCACCTTTCGATCCTTCGGCTCCGGCGGGAGCTGGAGGAACACAACCGAAAGCTGGAGGAGCGGGTGAGGCGGGAGGTCCGCAGGTCCGAGGAGGCGCAGCTCGCCATGATAAGGGCCCTTGCGAAGCTGGCGGAGCTGCGGGACGACGAAACGGGGATGCATCTGGAGCGGGTCCGGGGGCTCTGCAGGGTTTTAGTGAGCAAGATGGCTAAGGAAGAGCCCTTCCGCGGCATGTTGGACGAGCAGTTCGTCCGTTACTTCCCGGAGGCCAGCGTGCTTCACGACGTAGGCAAGGTGGGGCTTCCGGACAGGGTGCTCTTGAAGCCCGGACGCCTGAGCCCCGATGAGTTTGAGATGATAAAGCAGCACGTGGAGATAGGGTCCGCCACGCTGGAGGATGTGGCGAGGAGCTTTCCCGGCAACCCTTTCCTAGAGCTAGGCATACAGATAACCCGGTACCATCACGAGCGGTGGGACGGAAGGGGTTATCTAAAGGGGCTCAAGGGGGAGGAGATACCGCTTCCAGGGCGTCTCATGGCGGTGGTGGACGTTTACGACGCCCTAAGGTCTAAAAGACCCTACAAGCCCCCGCTGAGCCATCGCGACTCCATGAGGATAATGACCGAGGAATCGGGGGGGCACTTCGACCCCCAGATCTTGGGGGCCTTCGCCCGGATCTCCGCCGAGATCGACCAGGTCTACCAGAAGTTCAGCGGCAAAACCGATCGGGGAGGGGCTTAG
- a CDS encoding Hsp20/alpha crystallin family protein: protein MWGIAPYGFNRRVRRLVDPEGFFDDVDRLFDGFFGSVSGMRGVEMYEEDGKLHLAVEAPGVDPSKVEIKVFKDRVALSSGEDAEERKEEGKTYYCRRTSRRLNYEIALPFQVDPEKASASFDNGMIKLVLPKEGAVEGRVLKLEAGN, encoded by the coding sequence ATGTGGGGAATAGCGCCTTACGGTTTCAACAGGAGGGTCAGGAGGTTGGTGGATCCCGAGGGTTTCTTCGATGACGTGGACCGGCTCTTTGACGGTTTCTTCGGGAGCGTCTCCGGCATGAGGGGGGTGGAGATGTACGAAGAGGACGGCAAGCTCCATCTGGCCGTGGAGGCCCCCGGTGTGGATCCTTCCAAGGTGGAGATAAAGGTCTTCAAGGACCGGGTGGCCTTGAGCTCCGGAGAGGACGCGGAGGAGCGAAAGGAGGAGGGCAAGACCTACTACTGCAGGAGGACTTCAAGGCGCCTCAACTACGAGATAGCCCTTCCCTTCCAGGTGGATCCGGAGAAGGCCTCTGCCTCCTTCGATAACGGCATGATCAAGCTGGTGCTCCCCAAGGAGGGGGCGGTGGAAGGCCGGGTTCTCAAGCTTGAGGCGGGCAACTAA
- a CDS encoding cation diffusion facilitator family transporter, which yields MAPGLTGKITREEKVSWVGLGVNGLLVMIKYGAGFLGHSAAMVADATHSMSDLLTDVLAVVGFRISAKPSDSCHAYGHGRAETLLEGLCGISLMGAGLFILHGGIVGIWEALKGTASAPEGFVVPVALCSVVVKEWLYRYTDRWAARLGSFALRAKALDHRSDALSSVGTLVGIGGAWFLGGRFAVLDSLAAAAVSFFIIRASIPIMGRSLGELMEGALPEEELKRISRALAGTQGVMGHHHVRTRRVGPTSAVEAHVLVDPDMPLWAAHAIATEAERAIKRELGERTLVTIHVEPWGGDVDEEQGLS from the coding sequence ATGGCCCCAGGGTTAACGGGCAAGATCACAAGGGAGGAGAAGGTGAGCTGGGTTGGCCTTGGGGTCAACGGGCTTTTGGTGATGATCAAGTACGGGGCCGGTTTCCTTGGGCACAGCGCCGCCATGGTGGCGGACGCCACCCATTCCATGTCGGACCTTCTAACCGACGTGCTGGCGGTGGTGGGTTTTCGCATCTCCGCCAAGCCGAGCGACAGCTGCCACGCATACGGTCACGGGAGGGCAGAGACCTTGCTGGAAGGTCTCTGCGGGATAAGCCTTATGGGGGCGGGGCTTTTCATCCTCCACGGGGGCATCGTTGGGATATGGGAAGCCCTCAAGGGGACCGCCTCCGCCCCGGAGGGTTTCGTGGTCCCCGTGGCCCTCTGTTCGGTGGTGGTCAAGGAGTGGCTTTACCGGTACACCGACCGGTGGGCCGCGAGGCTTGGGAGCTTCGCCTTGAGGGCCAAGGCGCTGGACCACCGGTCCGACGCCCTCTCCTCGGTGGGGACCCTGGTGGGCATAGGGGGGGCCTGGTTTTTGGGGGGGCGGTTCGCGGTCTTGGACTCCCTGGCCGCCGCGGCGGTGAGCTTCTTCATAATCAGGGCATCCATACCCATAATGGGTCGCAGCCTTGGGGAGCTCATGGAGGGGGCCCTGCCGGAGGAGGAGCTGAAGCGCATATCCAGGGCCCTGGCGGGGACCCAAGGGGTCATGGGGCACCATCACGTTAGGACCCGGCGGGTGGGGCCCACCTCAGCGGTGGAGGCCCACGTGCTGGTGGACCCGGACATGCCCCTCTGGGCGGCCCACGCCATAGCCACCGAGGCGGAAAGGGCGATAAAGCGGGAGCTTGGGGAGAGGACCCTGGTGACCATCCACGTGGAGCCCTGGGGCGGGGACGTTGACGAGGAGCAGGGTTTAAGCTAG
- a CDS encoding HAD family hydrolase, with protein sequence MALDRGCFNPLGCPVKGVIFDYGGVLAEEGYVNTISALATSLGKDPERTLRAAEEAVFASGYMVGKGTEGEFWGRFRELTGITLDDGTLREMVLKGFVLRPHMVEVVNKVRTRGIKTFILSDQTDWLEELDRRDRFFQLFDGVYNSYRTGYTKRQREAFENLLSKEGLEPREALFVDDREENVKLASSLGIHSIRYVTKDQFLGDFLEFWM encoded by the coding sequence TTGGCTTTGGATAGAGGGTGTTTTAACCCCTTGGGGTGTCCCGTAAAGGGGGTAATATTCGACTACGGGGGCGTTTTAGCGGAGGAGGGTTACGTGAACACCATCTCCGCCCTGGCGACTAGTCTTGGGAAGGACCCGGAGAGGACCTTGAGGGCCGCGGAGGAGGCGGTGTTCGCGAGCGGTTACATGGTAGGCAAGGGCACCGAGGGTGAGTTCTGGGGCCGTTTCCGGGAGCTCACGGGGATCACCTTGGACGACGGGACCCTGCGGGAGATGGTGCTAAAGGGGTTTGTCTTGAGGCCCCACATGGTGGAGGTGGTTAACAAGGTGAGGACCAGGGGCATCAAGACCTTCATCTTGAGCGACCAGACCGACTGGCTGGAGGAGCTGGACCGGCGGGATCGGTTCTTCCAGCTCTTCGACGGGGTGTACAACAGCTACAGGACCGGGTACACCAAGCGTCAGAGGGAGGCCTTTGAGAACCTGCTGAGCAAAGAGGGGCTGGAACCCCGGGAGGCCCTCTTCGTGGACGACCGGGAGGAGAACGTTAAGCTCGCGTCATCGCTGGGGATCCACTCGATCCGTTACGTGACCAAGGATCAGTTCCTGGGGGACTTCCTGGAGTTTTGGATGTAG